Proteins encoded in a region of the Magallana gigas chromosome 8, xbMagGiga1.1, whole genome shotgun sequence genome:
- the LOC105320888 gene encoding protein mono-ADP-ribosyltransferase PARP14 isoform X1, with amino-acid sequence MDKLSSIRVSGGFSCSLLTRGLSLRIDSLKLEFILSATKVQQDLERDLAAFYATVEWPKSSSDALVVQCSDSNRDVMNWQKDVEGCIEQFVEQIGVRSTPLTSKKCSHIIQQLASPQKILIKEDADSQSVHVVGVPEFIDKIILQIELLETENFKKENKMEIKLSDSEIFLLMNSGIKTRIANSVHSVTCSFDLSQKRILLLGNEEALRCASIIIANERYIIKERLIGDISPIKSYLLRLKNAKRHVCTKIAASRALCYLDTSHSDVITLFAFTEKDLNKSETLLRTTIVEEKVDIEGDLTGSITPAEYTPMFKQIECRFSELAKIDFVPVELAVRIVATIDHIHTIKKEVEAILLRGQVFEVTDFYRPCVFRYLFRNRTEEFKTLSTKHNVVVSTNMKISAIKVRGKFEAINCFRQDVERMILTIKSKRHTFSLPSEYREKFLDMCLNLETQLNCTVDVLNLSEGPEDKIKHKKIIVMAGMLSKVECDVLLVYSDKKYNQITQQSKMVVKTGGKAITKECKEYLKERGEPDEWSVTATGAGKLKNCLAVYHVISPNTGSGSSEEASPMVSLKTAYSRCFSMLEKQKFRSLALSCNRTLTTSHQVQTLANFLREYFAFNTNSGINTVVFCDEREIASSFLNEFRASKIPWTCRMEGQLKHNTASYSIKPGLDWNTTPICHVSSSFTFDVGPLKVQGLVGDITNLTVDAIVNSSNKCLDLRKGAVSQNILIKGGSSLEKQLNTAENRRDMLKYGLTVTTSEEMSQIRCRFIYHVDAASIAKTSHVTAAWRKMVVKCLMKAEEMRLSSLAFPALGTGSLHGNLRITAQFMLEALEEFGSKRPLHLTHISIAVLEQHVLEALHNGMRERYIENMRLWNPEYEEKMSDDLLICGESSDILEEAIRSINRALCVLFT; translated from the exons ATGGATAAACTGTCGTCTATCAGAGTGTCAGGCGGGTTTTCGTGTTCTCTATTAACGAGAGGACTATCTCTTCGAATCGACAGCCTAAAGCTGGAATTCATCCTGTCCGCCACCAAGGTACAGCAGGATCTAGAGAGAGACCTGGCGGCTTTTTACGCCACAGTGGAGTGGCCAAAGTCTTCCAGTGACGCTCTTGTCGTCCAGTGCAGTGATTCTAACAG AGACGTAATGAATTGGCAGAAAGATGTTGAAGGTTGCATCGAACAATTTGTGGAGCAGATTGGCGTGAGATCAACACCACTTACATCTAAGAAATGTTCTCACATTATACAGCAACTAGCAAGCCCACAGAAGATACTGATTAAAGAAGATGCTGACTCCCAGTCAGTGCACGTGGTCGGTGTACCGGAGTTCATAGACAAAATAATATTGCAAATAGAACTACTTGAGACCGAAAACttcaaaaaggaaaacaaaatggaaatcaaattatcagataGTGAAATTTTCCTCTTAATGAATTCTGGCATCAAAACAAGAATTGCAAACAGCGTACACTCTGTTACATGTTCTTTTGACTTGTCTCAGAAAAGAATTTTGCTCCTCGGAAATGAAGAAGCTCTGCGATGTGCAAGTATTATAATTGCTAATGAACGATACATTATTAAAGAGAGACTGATTGGTGACATTTCTCCAATTAAAAGCTAtcttttaagattaaaaaacgCTAAGCGACATGTGTGTACGAAAATCGCTGCATCAAGGGCTCTCTGCTACTTGGACACATCTCATTCCGACGTCATAACGTTGTTTGCTTTCACAGAAAAGGATTTAAACAAATCTGAAACTCTTCTTCGTACAACAATAGTGGAAGAGAAAGTTGACATTGAAGGTGATCTCACAGGCTCCATCACTCCTGCGGAATACACCCCGATGTTTAAGCAAATCGAATGTAGATTCTCTGAGCTTGCAAAAATTGACTTCGTTCCCGTCGAATTAGCGGTTCGTATCGTAGCTACTATTGACCACATTCACACAATAAAGAAGGAAGTGGAAGCTATACTTTTAAGAGGCCAAGTATTTGAAGTAACGGACTTTTATCGACCCTGTGTTTTCAGATATCTATTTAGAAATAGAACAGAAGAGTTTAAAACACTTTCCACCAAACATAATGTTGTTGTTTCGACAAACATGAAAATTTCTGCTATCAAAGTTAGAGGAAAATTTGAAGCAATAAATTGTTTTAGGCAAGATGTGGAAAGAATGATACTAACTATAAAATCTAAAAGACATACTTTTTCGTTACCTTCAGAGTACCGGGAAAAGTTCTTGGACATGTGTTTGAATTTAGAAACACAATTAAATTGTACAGTGGATGTCCTCAACCTCTCTGAAGGCCCCGAggacaaaataaaacataaaaaaattattgtaatgGCAGGGATGCTCAGTAAAGTAGAATGTGACGTCTTACTTGTGTATTCAGATAAGAAGTACAACCAAATCACCCAGCAGTCAAAGATGGTTGTCAAAACAG GTGGAAAAGCAATTACAAAAGAATGCAAAGAATACTTGAAAGAAAGGGGCGAACCTGATGAATGGAGTGTGACTGCCACTGGAGCTGGAAAACTCAAAAATTGTTTAGCTGTGTATCATGTTATTTCACCGAATACGGGTAGTGGTTCTTCAGAAGAAGCCAGTCCAATGGTTTCCCTAAAGACCGCATACAGCCGCTGCTTTTCTATGTTGGAGAAGCAGAAATTCCGATCTTTGGCGTTATCATGTAATAGAACACTCACAACCAGTCACCAAGTCCAGACTTTAGCAAATTTCCTAAGAGAATATTTTGCTTTCAACACTAACAGTGGGATCAACACAGTTGTATTTTGTGATGAAAGAGAAATTGCTAGTTCTTTTTTGAACGAATTCCGGGCGTCTAAAATTCCATGGACTTGCAGAATGGAGGGACAGCTCAAACACAACACTGCTTCGTATTCTATTAAGCCAG GACTAGACTGGAATACCACTCCAATATGTCACGTGTCCTCTTCCTTCACTTTTGACGTGGGGCCACTGAAGGTACAGGGATTGGTTGGGGACATCACTAACCTTACAGTAGATGCCATTGTTAACAGTTCTAACAAATGTCTTGACCTTCGGAAAG GTGCTGTGTCTCAGAACATACTCATCAAAGGCGGTTCTTCGTTGGAAAAACAATTGAATACTGCAGAAAATC GTCGAGACATGTTAAAATATGGACTGACAGTGACAACATCTGAGGAAATGTCTCAGATTCGCTGTAGATTTATTTACCACGTCGACGCGGCATCCATCGCCAAAACCAGTCACGTGACTGCTGCCTGGAGGAAGATGGTTGTAAAATGTTTGATGAAAGCAGAGGAGATGCGATTGTCAAGCTTGGCTTTCCCAGCACTTGGAACAG GTTCTTTACATGGTAACCTAAGGATTACAGCACAGTTTATGTTGGAGGCGCTGGAAGAGTTCGGCAGTAAACGACCTCTTCATCTTACCCACATCTCTATCGCTGTTCTAGAACAACATGTGCTAGAAGCGTTGCACAACGGAATGCGAGAGCGATATATAG aaaacatGAGGTTGTGGAATCCggaatatgaagaaaaaatgagTGATGATTTGCTGATCTGTGGGGAATCCTCTGATATCCTTGAAGAAGCAATACGGTCCATTAATAGAGCTTTATGTGTGTTATTCACATGA
- the LOC105320888 gene encoding protein mono-ADP-ribosyltransferase PARP14 isoform X2, which translates to MNWQKDVEGCIEQFVEQIGVRSTPLTSKKCSHIIQQLASPQKILIKEDADSQSVHVVGVPEFIDKIILQIELLETENFKKENKMEIKLSDSEIFLLMNSGIKTRIANSVHSVTCSFDLSQKRILLLGNEEALRCASIIIANERYIIKERLIGDISPIKSYLLRLKNAKRHVCTKIAASRALCYLDTSHSDVITLFAFTEKDLNKSETLLRTTIVEEKVDIEGDLTGSITPAEYTPMFKQIECRFSELAKIDFVPVELAVRIVATIDHIHTIKKEVEAILLRGQVFEVTDFYRPCVFRYLFRNRTEEFKTLSTKHNVVVSTNMKISAIKVRGKFEAINCFRQDVERMILTIKSKRHTFSLPSEYREKFLDMCLNLETQLNCTVDVLNLSEGPEDKIKHKKIIVMAGMLSKVECDVLLVYSDKKYNQITQQSKMVVKTGGKAITKECKEYLKERGEPDEWSVTATGAGKLKNCLAVYHVISPNTGSGSSEEASPMVSLKTAYSRCFSMLEKQKFRSLALSCNRTLTTSHQVQTLANFLREYFAFNTNSGINTVVFCDEREIASSFLNEFRASKIPWTCRMEGQLKHNTASYSIKPGLDWNTTPICHVSSSFTFDVGPLKVQGLVGDITNLTVDAIVNSSNKCLDLRKGAVSQNILIKGGSSLEKQLNTAENRRDMLKYGLTVTTSEEMSQIRCRFIYHVDAASIAKTSHVTAAWRKMVVKCLMKAEEMRLSSLAFPALGTGSLHGNLRITAQFMLEALEEFGSKRPLHLTHISIAVLEQHVLEALHNGMRERYIENMRLWNPEYEEKMSDDLLICGESSDILEEAIRSINRALCVLFT; encoded by the exons ATGAATTGGCAGAAAGATGTTGAAGGTTGCATCGAACAATTTGTGGAGCAGATTGGCGTGAGATCAACACCACTTACATCTAAGAAATGTTCTCACATTATACAGCAACTAGCAAGCCCACAGAAGATACTGATTAAAGAAGATGCTGACTCCCAGTCAGTGCACGTGGTCGGTGTACCGGAGTTCATAGACAAAATAATATTGCAAATAGAACTACTTGAGACCGAAAACttcaaaaaggaaaacaaaatggaaatcaaattatcagataGTGAAATTTTCCTCTTAATGAATTCTGGCATCAAAACAAGAATTGCAAACAGCGTACACTCTGTTACATGTTCTTTTGACTTGTCTCAGAAAAGAATTTTGCTCCTCGGAAATGAAGAAGCTCTGCGATGTGCAAGTATTATAATTGCTAATGAACGATACATTATTAAAGAGAGACTGATTGGTGACATTTCTCCAATTAAAAGCTAtcttttaagattaaaaaacgCTAAGCGACATGTGTGTACGAAAATCGCTGCATCAAGGGCTCTCTGCTACTTGGACACATCTCATTCCGACGTCATAACGTTGTTTGCTTTCACAGAAAAGGATTTAAACAAATCTGAAACTCTTCTTCGTACAACAATAGTGGAAGAGAAAGTTGACATTGAAGGTGATCTCACAGGCTCCATCACTCCTGCGGAATACACCCCGATGTTTAAGCAAATCGAATGTAGATTCTCTGAGCTTGCAAAAATTGACTTCGTTCCCGTCGAATTAGCGGTTCGTATCGTAGCTACTATTGACCACATTCACACAATAAAGAAGGAAGTGGAAGCTATACTTTTAAGAGGCCAAGTATTTGAAGTAACGGACTTTTATCGACCCTGTGTTTTCAGATATCTATTTAGAAATAGAACAGAAGAGTTTAAAACACTTTCCACCAAACATAATGTTGTTGTTTCGACAAACATGAAAATTTCTGCTATCAAAGTTAGAGGAAAATTTGAAGCAATAAATTGTTTTAGGCAAGATGTGGAAAGAATGATACTAACTATAAAATCTAAAAGACATACTTTTTCGTTACCTTCAGAGTACCGGGAAAAGTTCTTGGACATGTGTTTGAATTTAGAAACACAATTAAATTGTACAGTGGATGTCCTCAACCTCTCTGAAGGCCCCGAggacaaaataaaacataaaaaaattattgtaatgGCAGGGATGCTCAGTAAAGTAGAATGTGACGTCTTACTTGTGTATTCAGATAAGAAGTACAACCAAATCACCCAGCAGTCAAAGATGGTTGTCAAAACAG GTGGAAAAGCAATTACAAAAGAATGCAAAGAATACTTGAAAGAAAGGGGCGAACCTGATGAATGGAGTGTGACTGCCACTGGAGCTGGAAAACTCAAAAATTGTTTAGCTGTGTATCATGTTATTTCACCGAATACGGGTAGTGGTTCTTCAGAAGAAGCCAGTCCAATGGTTTCCCTAAAGACCGCATACAGCCGCTGCTTTTCTATGTTGGAGAAGCAGAAATTCCGATCTTTGGCGTTATCATGTAATAGAACACTCACAACCAGTCACCAAGTCCAGACTTTAGCAAATTTCCTAAGAGAATATTTTGCTTTCAACACTAACAGTGGGATCAACACAGTTGTATTTTGTGATGAAAGAGAAATTGCTAGTTCTTTTTTGAACGAATTCCGGGCGTCTAAAATTCCATGGACTTGCAGAATGGAGGGACAGCTCAAACACAACACTGCTTCGTATTCTATTAAGCCAG GACTAGACTGGAATACCACTCCAATATGTCACGTGTCCTCTTCCTTCACTTTTGACGTGGGGCCACTGAAGGTACAGGGATTGGTTGGGGACATCACTAACCTTACAGTAGATGCCATTGTTAACAGTTCTAACAAATGTCTTGACCTTCGGAAAG GTGCTGTGTCTCAGAACATACTCATCAAAGGCGGTTCTTCGTTGGAAAAACAATTGAATACTGCAGAAAATC GTCGAGACATGTTAAAATATGGACTGACAGTGACAACATCTGAGGAAATGTCTCAGATTCGCTGTAGATTTATTTACCACGTCGACGCGGCATCCATCGCCAAAACCAGTCACGTGACTGCTGCCTGGAGGAAGATGGTTGTAAAATGTTTGATGAAAGCAGAGGAGATGCGATTGTCAAGCTTGGCTTTCCCAGCACTTGGAACAG GTTCTTTACATGGTAACCTAAGGATTACAGCACAGTTTATGTTGGAGGCGCTGGAAGAGTTCGGCAGTAAACGACCTCTTCATCTTACCCACATCTCTATCGCTGTTCTAGAACAACATGTGCTAGAAGCGTTGCACAACGGAATGCGAGAGCGATATATAG aaaacatGAGGTTGTGGAATCCggaatatgaagaaaaaatgagTGATGATTTGCTGATCTGTGGGGAATCCTCTGATATCCTTGAAGAAGCAATACGGTCCATTAATAGAGCTTTATGTGTGTTATTCACATGA
- the LOC105337815 gene encoding 5'-nucleotidase domain-containing protein 3, with protein sequence MQTGRICFQRYCIRKRIFYKYLKENSIVRCMISSNVNGTGSINWSEIYNRQKKKLQENFKDPVQINPNAIFANNETSLSEIDIYGFDYDYTLACYKPELHYLIFKLGQEALIQKYGYPSELINIEYCPDFAVRGCHYDVRKGLLLKLDSFHNIQLGTVYRGTKALSDEAVKTLYGGIHVSLEDMNTFYGTGPMYQLVDLFAPPEMTLLCNLTDFFMENGIPYDPEYVFHDVRSAVQGVHTSGLLHSQILADLETYLDKDSGTSDLLESLVSQGKQLFLITNSGFPFVDAGMKFLIGNHWRDLFEVIITKARKPKFFNESKRPFRIYDPQTNSESYDRVLKLSKGKIYQQGNYYMLQDMTGWYGFNVLYFGDHVYSDLADPSLKHGWRTGAIIPELEREIIRSNCLEYQQAVKWLNILQNLIENAQMDTTQDTTEIRQSWLDERKEIRNYTKSLFNAQFGSIFRTYHNPTYFSRRLARFADLYMSNVRNLLNYPIEHTFYPRRMELPHEPHV encoded by the exons ATGCAGACGGGTCGAATATGTTTTCAGCGTTATTGTATTAGGAAACGCAttttttacaagtatttaaaaGAGAATAGCATTGTTCGTTGTATGATCTCTAGCAATGTCAACGGCACCGGATCCATCAATTGGAGTGAAATTTATAACCGACAAAAGAAGAAACTACAAG aaaatttcaaggaTCCTGTGCAGATCAATCCTAATGCAATTTTTGCAAACAATGAAACTTCTCTCAGTGAAATAGACATTTATGGATTTGACTATGACTATACACTGGCTTGTTACAAACCTGAATTGCATTATCTGATTTTTAAGCTTGGACAAGAGGCTTTAATTCAGAAATATGGG TATCCATCGGAACTTATTAACATAGAATACTGTCCTGACTTTGCAGTAAGAGGTTGCCATTATGATGTTAGAAAG GGCCTTTTGCTTAAACTGGATTCCTTCCATAATATACAGCTGGGTACTGTTTACAG AGGTACCAAGGCCCTCAGTGATGAGGCTGTAAAAACCTTGTATGGTGGAATCCATGTTTCTCTTGAGGACATGAACACATTTTATGGAACA GGTCCCATGTACCAGTTGGTTGACTTATTTGCTCCTCCAGAAATGACCCTCTTGTGCAATTTGACTGAT TTCTTCATGGAAAATGGAATACCATATGATCCAGAATATGTGTTTCATGATGTTCGT TCTGCAGTGCAAGGCGTTCACACTTCTGGTCTACTTCATAGTCAGATATTGGCTgatttag aaaCGTATTTAGACAAAGATTCTGGTACAAGTGATTTATTAGAATCACTGGTGAGCCAGGGAAAACAACTTTTTTTGATCACAAACAGTGGCTTCCCTTTTGT AGATGCTGGAATGAAGTTCTTGATAGGGAATCACTGGAGAGATCTTTTTGAAGTCATCATAACAAAAGCTAGAAAACCCAAGTTTTTCAATGAATCAAAAAG ACCATTTAGAATCTATGATCCACAAACCAATAGTGAATCATACGACAGGGTGCTGAAGTTAAGCAAAGGAAAAATTTACCAACAG GGAAATTACTACATGCTACAGGACATGACTGGGTGGTATGGATtcaatgtactttattttggagaccatgTTTACAGTGATTTGGCA GATCCTTCTTTGAAGCATGGATGGAGAACTGGAGCAATCATACCAGAGTTAGAA AGGGAAATCATAAGGTCCAATTGTTTGGAATACCAGCAAGCAGTTAAATGGTTAAATATTTTGCAGAACCTAATCGAAAATGCCCAG ATGGACACAACACAGGATACAACTGAAATAAGGCAGTCCTGGCTCGATGAAAGGAAGGAAATCAG AAATTACACAAAGTCTCTTTTCAATGCCCaatttggaagcatattcaggacTTATCATAATCCAACCTACTTTAGTCGGAGATTGGCCCGCTTTGCTGATTTGTACATGTCTAATGTTAGAAATCTCTTGAATTATCCCATAGAGCATACATTTTATCCACGTAGGATGGAACTTCCACATGAACCTCATGTTTGA